A segment of the Fimbriimonadaceae bacterium genome:
GCCCCGTCGAGCGTGGCATAGTACAAGGGCTTGATTCCGGTTCTGTCTCTCGCGAGAAACAGCTCGTTCTCCAGCCTGTCATACACCGCCAAGGCAAACATGCCATGGAACTTCGACAGGCAGGTGGCCCCCCAATAGCCGTACGCTTCGAGGAGCACTTCCGTATCGGACTGCGTGCGAAACCTTTTTCCGACCTGTTCAAGCTCCTCCCGCAGACTGTGGAAATTATACATTTCACCGTTATAGACCATGACGTAGCGCTCGTCGGCCGAACTCATGGGTTGCCGTCCTCCGGCCGGATCGATCACGGCCAGGCGCGCGTGTCCCAGCCCGACTGTTCCCGTTGAATCAACCCACGTTCCCGACCCATCCGGCCCCCGATGGTGCAGGGCGTGAGCCATTCGGCCGATCGTTTCCGAAAGGGCATGATCGACTGCCGGCCTGACAACACCACAGATTCCACACATAGCAACCTAACGGAGTTCTCCCGGCATGAGTGGATTAGCCTGGATCGTAGGCTGTTCCTGAAGCTGTGCCACGGCACGTCTCCTGAGCACGGCTCCGAGCACGACACTATTCAAGACATAGTAGGCACTAATCGCGGTCGCAACTCCAATCAGACCGGCAAGCCAGGCCCCAATCCCTTTCAAAATCAGTCCCACCGTGTAGGTCAACGCCTCGATCTTCGCGGGAGTCGTCATGTCGCCCTGGGCATAAAAGGCGTTCACCAATATGTGATTGATGCCGCCTACCAGCACGACGCCGGAACAACTCATCAGGATGATCCACATCCTTATCAGATCGCCGGCTTGCAAGATGCCGTCGCGGCTCAGCGGACTCAGCAGATCCAAGCGGTGCACGGCGAACGCCCCGAGAAAAAGCACAAGCACCACCCCTCCACTCAACCATCCCATCCACCACACCCGTTCGCGCCATAACGCATTGAACGAACGCCAGGATTTTTCGCTCGCCAGTCGAGCCAAGCGGGGAACGATCGGAGCGACCACGCCATGATTGAGCACTCGTCCTATCGCCGAATGTACCCGAAGCACCAGGTCCAAAACGGCAATGCTTCCAGGGGCGAGAAGCGAGGCAAAAAACCGGTCGACGACAAACCCTGTGCGGTGATACGCCGCACCGGCGACAAGCGGCCGCATCCGCCTCCACACATCCTTCGAGAGCAACGGAATATCGGCGAGAGACCCCTGCGCCATCCCGGCCAGTACCGGCAATTGCAGCAACACAGGACCGGTCACGATCGCGACTTGTACCCAGGCAGCCAGCCGAACTCCCCATCGATCCAGCCCGACCACAAGCAGCCCCCACCCGCCGCAGGTACAGATCAGAACCGTCAAGGCAGGCCAGACAAAACGACCCTTGGCTTGGGAAAGGCACATCAACATGATTCCACAACCGGCCCCTATTACGCCCACCGCCTGAATCTGAGCCAATTCCACCGTGAGGGCAGCAGTGGACGCAGCCAGTCCGGGCGCAAGAAACGGGACGACGATCGGTGCGACGAGAAATAACAGGAGAGCGACTATCGACGAGACCGCCGCGATGGCGCACAGCAGCGGCCACCCGACCCGGTCCCGATCGGCCGCCGGCTTCGACGAGAGGAACGGGATTAAGACGAATCCGAGCGGCTCCATGAGGAACGCGGTCGCAATCTGAGGCAACGTGCCTCCGGCATAGAGGGCATCGGCTTGGGCACCGACGCCCAGATGCGCAACGGTATACCATTGGATGCCGAAGGCGCTCACGATTTGCAGCACAATGACGGCGGACAGAGTTGGGCCGACGTGTAGACCGCTCTTGGCCGGTCCGTCGTCGCGATCATGAGCCGCGTGGGGAGCGACACCGAGTTGCCGCGGGCTTACCATTCTTCAGCCAGCCCATCCCGACCTTTGCGATAGCGCCGTCGGCAGACATGACATATGAGCGGTCCTCGGGCAGCCTTGAGTTGCTCGCCACACCGACACATCCAACCTGTACGGCGGGCAGGATTTCCAACGACCAGCGCATGCGCGTCGACGTCGCTCGTGACCACGGCACCGGCACCGACGAACGCATACCGGCCGACGGTCACTCCGCACACCACCGTGCAATTCGCGCCCAGACTCGCGCCATTCCTAATCAAGGTCGGCCTGAGCTCGTTCATGCGAGGCACTTCACTGCGCGGATTGAGGACATTCGTAAACACCACTGATGGTCCGCAAAAGACTGCGTCTTCCAGGGTCACCCCTTCATACACCGACACGTTATTCTGGATCTTGACCCCGTCCCCGATGGTCGTGTTCGGGCCGATCACAACATTCTGACCGATACGACAATTCTTCCCGATTTTCGCCCCACGCATGACATGCGACACATGCCAGATTTGCGTTCCCTCACCGATCTCAGCCCCCTCGTCGATAAACGCTGATTCATGAGCAATATAGGGAAGCCTGGGCGAACCGGTCTCAAGCGGGCGTCGTATCACCTGCCCGGTTTCGAGCGATTGCTGGCACAACTGGAGCACCTGCAATACGCGCAGGGCTTCACGCCCATCGGTTCTGGGCGTGCTCCGTGTCCTCACGCAATCGAGGAAATGGGCACATTCAGCCCGCAACGGTTCCTCGTGAGCCACGGGCACAACCTCAGCATCCATTTTCGTGGGCACAGGGAGTTGATCTTTCCATCCGATGGCGTGGGGATAGAGCAGCAGCTTCCGTTCAGGCTCCATATCGTCGAAGACGGCCATCTTTTGACTGCCTACCACGATTAACTTCTGTTCTTTGTACGGGTGCAGCCACGAAACAAAGACATGGGCCTTTACACCACTGGGAAAGGACAGCAGGCTGACGGTGACATCGGCAATCCGTTGCTGCAAGTAGTTGCCGCCCTGAGCATTGACCGTCTCCGGCATCTCATTGAGGAGCCCAAG
Coding sequences within it:
- a CDS encoding Gfo/Idh/MocA family oxidoreductase produces the protein MSRIAVIGAGYWGKNLIRNFAELQALGTICDTDETVLPYFTQRYPECVTTASPSDVLGDRTIDAVAIATPAETHGRLVREALLAGKDVFVEKPLCLTLEGGRELVALAAAQGRVLMVGHLLWYHPAVLTLKQLIARGELGRIQYIYSNRLNLGRVRREENILWSFAPHDLSVILGLLNEMPETVNAQGGNYLQQRIADVTVSLLSFPSGVKAHVFVSWLHPYKEQKLIVVGSQKMAVFDDMEPERKLLLYPHAIGWKDQLPVPTKMDAEVVPVAHEEPLRAECAHFLDCVRTRSTPRTDGREALRVLQVLQLCQQSLETGQVIRRPLETGSPRLPYIAHESAFIDEGAEIGEGTQIWHVSHVMRGAKIGKNCRIGQNVVIGPNTTIGDGVKIQNNVSVYEGVTLEDAVFCGPSVVFTNVLNPRSEVPRMNELRPTLIRNGASLGANCTVVCGVTVGRYAFVGAGAVVTSDVDAHALVVGNPARRTGWMCRCGEQLKAARGPLICHVCRRRYRKGRDGLAEEW